The Vicia villosa cultivar HV-30 ecotype Madison, WI linkage group LG1, Vvil1.0, whole genome shotgun sequence genome includes a region encoding these proteins:
- the LOC131620055 gene encoding auxin-responsive protein SAUR32-like yields the protein MLISSLVGKVQKSLLLFVPRKHALSYWNEDHAITTSELADDVMKGYFAVLARKGDETRRFIVGLDYLTDPAFVGLLDEAWEEYGFRQKGTLVVPCRPMELQNILDGRKT from the coding sequence ATGCTTATTAGTTCTTTAGTTGGGAAGGTACAAAAGAGTTTACTACTCTTTGTACCAAGAAAGCATGCATTGAGTTACTGGAATGAAGATCATGCCATAACTACAAGTGAGTTGGCTGATGATGTTATGAAAGGCTACTTTGCTGTTCTTGCAAGGAAGGGTGATGAGACTAGAAGGTTTATTGTTGGGTTAGATTACTTAACAGATCCTGCTTTTGTGGGATTGCTTGATGAAGCTTGGGAGGAGTATGGTTTCAGACAGAAGGGAACTCTTGTTGTTCCGTGTCGGCCGATGGAGTTGCAGAACATTCTAGATGGCCGGAAAACATAG